The sequence ACCGGGCCCGAGGAGCCGCGTCGCGATGACTGAGGACCGCATCGGGCGCGCGAGCCTGTTCCTCGCGTCGGGCACGATCGTGTCGCGCGTGCTCGGCTTCGTGAAGGCGATCGTGCTCGCCGCCGTCATCGGCGTCACGGGCTCAGTGAGCGCCGACGCGTTCGCGGTCGCGAACGGGCTGCCGAACACGGTCTACGTGATCGTGGCCGGGGGTGTGCTGAGCGCCGTCCTGGTGCCGCAGATCGTGCGCGCGAGCACGCATGCCGACGGCGGCAGCGCCTACATCAACAAGCTCCTGACGCTCGCGCTCGTCGTGATCGGCGCGGCGACCGTGCTCGCGATCGTGCTGGCTCCCGTGCTGACGTGGATCTACGCCGCGTCCAAGCCCTACCTGCTGCCGCTCGCGATCGCATTCGCCTGGTGGTGCATGCCGCAGATCTTCTTCTACGGGCTCTACACACTGCTCGGCGAGGTCTTGAACGCGCGCAGGTCGTTCGGGCCGTTCACGTGGGTCCCGGTGCTGAACAACCTCGTCGCGCTCGCGGGCCTCGTGGTGTTCGGGCTCGCGTTCGGATTCGATCCAGAGGGCACACGCACCATCGACGACTGGACGCCGACGATGGTGGCGGTGCTCGCCGGGAGCGCGACGCTCGGCATCGCCGCGCAGGCGCTGATCCTGTTCTGGTTCTGGCGGCGGGTCGGGCTCCGGTATCGTCCCGACTTCCAGTGGCGCGGTGTCGGCCTCCGTGCGGCCGGGCGCATGGCGAGCTGGACGTTCGGGATGCTCCTCCTCACGACGTTGGCCGGCGTCGTGCAGACCCAGGTCGTGCTCACGGCCTCGGGCGTGGGGGCGTCGGCGGCGGCGATCGACATCGCGTGGCTCATCTTCATGCTGCCGCATTCGATCATCACGGTCTCGATCGCCACGGCCTACTTCACGCGGATGAGCGAACATGCGCATGCGGCCGAGTTCACCCGGGTACGTGACGACGTCTCCAGCGCGATCCGCGGGATCACGCTGCTCATCACGGTCGCGGCCGCCGCGATCATCGTCGCCGCCTATCCGTTCGCCGCGGTGTTCCAGCCAGGGCACCTCGAGAACATCGCCGGTCTCGGCAACGTGATCATCGCGTTCGGCGTCGGCCTCGTCGGGTTCAGCGTCCTGTTCGTCGTGCAGCGGGCGTTCTACGCCCTGGGGGACACGAAGACGCCCTTCTTCTTCACCCTCGTGCAGGTCGTCGTGTTCAGTGCCGGCGCGGTGCTCGCGCTGATGCTCCCGCTCGAGTGGACCGCGGTCGGCGTCGCCGCATCCACCACGATCGCCGGCACGATCCAGCTCGTCGTGGCCTCGATCCTGCTGCGTCGCCGACTGGGTTCGCTCGACGGCAGGCGCATCGCGATCAGCCTCGGCCGCTCGCTCGCCGCCCTGGTGCTGCCGGTGGTGGCGGGCGTGTTCCTGCTCGTGAGCCTGGGCGGAACCACCGATGGAGGTTTCGCGATCCAGGACCGCGCCTCGGCGATACTCTCGATGGCGATCATCGGCGGCGTGATGGCGGCGCTCTACTTCGGGGGCCTCTGGCTCCTCCGCTCGCCCGAACTGCGCGGCTTCGCGGAGCCGCTCGTGCGGCGGCTCCGCCGCGGCTGAGCGGACACGACGCGGTGCCACACGGCTCCTCCACAGGGCGAAGGATCGAGGCATCCGTCAACCCTCGCGTCACGCGCAGCCGCCCGGAATAGGGGAGACCTAGACTGTGTTGACCATGGCGTGTCATCCGGAATCCGGGTGTCACACGCACGAAAGCCAAAGGGAGCGTTCACGTTGCGCGACATCATCATCATCGGGTCAGGCCCCGCCGGGTTCACCGCCGCGATCTACGCCGCGCGCGCCGAACTCAACCCGCTGCTCATCGCGAGCTCGGTCGAGATCGGGGGCGAGCTGATGAACACCACCGAGGTCGAGAACTTCCCCGGATTCCCGGAGGGCATCATGGGCCCCGACCTCATGGCCAAGATGCAGCAGCAGGCCGAGCGCTTCGGCACCGAGGTCGTCTACGACGACGTGGTCGAGCTCGAGCTCGACGGTCCGGTGAAGCGCGTCAAGCTGGGCAACGGCGGCGTCGAAGAGGCCAGCGCGATCGTCTACGCGACCGGTTCGGCCTACCGCAAGCTCGGCCTCCCCGAAGAAGAGGTCCTCTCCGGCCACGGCCTCTCCTGGTGCGCGACGTGCGACGGCTTCTTCTTCAAGCAGAAGACCATCGCCGTCGTCGGCGGTGGCGACTCGGCCATGGAAGAGGCGACCTTCCTCACGCGCTTCGCCGACAAGGTGTACGTGATCCACCGCCGCGACCAGCTCAAGGCGTCGAAGATCATGCAGCAGCGGGCCTTCGACAACGAGAAGATCGAGTTCGTCTGGAACGCCGAGGTCACGCAGATCCACGGAACCGACGCCGTCACCGGCGTCACGCTGCGCGACACCGTGACCGGCGACATCCGCGCACTCGACCTCGACGGCCTGTTCGTCGCGATCGGCAACGACCCGCGCACCCACCTCGTGCACGGCAAGCTCGAGCTCACCCACGACGGCACCATCTGGGTCGAGGGCCGCTCATCGCGCACCTCGGAGCCCGGCGTCTTCGCCGCAGGCGACGTGATCGACCCCCACTATCGGCAGGCCGTGACCGCGGCCGGGTCGGGCACGGTCGCCGCGCTCGACGCCGAGCACTACCTCGCCGCGCTCGCCGACACCAACTCGCCCGAAGAGGCCGAGATCGAGGCTGAGGCCGTCGAGCGGCTCGCTTCGCTGCGGTAGCGGCGCACCCCTACCCCGACCGACGTCCACCAGAGGAGAACGTAATGA is a genomic window of Agromyces protaetiae containing:
- the murJ gene encoding murein biosynthesis integral membrane protein MurJ, whose product is MTEDRIGRASLFLASGTIVSRVLGFVKAIVLAAVIGVTGSVSADAFAVANGLPNTVYVIVAGGVLSAVLVPQIVRASTHADGGSAYINKLLTLALVVIGAATVLAIVLAPVLTWIYAASKPYLLPLAIAFAWWCMPQIFFYGLYTLLGEVLNARRSFGPFTWVPVLNNLVALAGLVVFGLAFGFDPEGTRTIDDWTPTMVAVLAGSATLGIAAQALILFWFWRRVGLRYRPDFQWRGVGLRAAGRMASWTFGMLLLTTLAGVVQTQVVLTASGVGASAAAIDIAWLIFMLPHSIITVSIATAYFTRMSEHAHAAEFTRVRDDVSSAIRGITLLITVAAAAIIVAAYPFAAVFQPGHLENIAGLGNVIIAFGVGLVGFSVLFVVQRAFYALGDTKTPFFFTLVQVVVFSAGAVLALMLPLEWTAVGVAASTTIAGTIQLVVASILLRRRLGSLDGRRIAISLGRSLAALVLPVVAGVFLLVSLGGTTDGGFAIQDRASAILSMAIIGGVMAALYFGGLWLLRSPELRGFAEPLVRRLRRG
- the trxB gene encoding thioredoxin-disulfide reductase; this translates as MRDIIIIGSGPAGFTAAIYAARAELNPLLIASSVEIGGELMNTTEVENFPGFPEGIMGPDLMAKMQQQAERFGTEVVYDDVVELELDGPVKRVKLGNGGVEEASAIVYATGSAYRKLGLPEEEVLSGHGLSWCATCDGFFFKQKTIAVVGGGDSAMEEATFLTRFADKVYVIHRRDQLKASKIMQQRAFDNEKIEFVWNAEVTQIHGTDAVTGVTLRDTVTGDIRALDLDGLFVAIGNDPRTHLVHGKLELTHDGTIWVEGRSSRTSEPGVFAAGDVIDPHYRQAVTAAGSGTVAALDAEHYLAALADTNSPEEAEIEAEAVERLASLR